A window of the Pelagibaculum spongiae genome harbors these coding sequences:
- the bioC gene encoding malonyl-ACP O-methyltransferase BioC, whose translation MTESNLAIDRSTLAASFSKAANDYDALAQIQFKTGCELLAWANQHSQFATTSQQAKLLLDLGCGTAQLNRQLQQQWPQAHILGLDLAQGMLQQAKRGHLAVSNSWLCADAELLPLADQSIDAIYSNFALQWCELDKVMVEAKRVLKPQGQLLFTTLLEGTLAELQFAWQQADSKLAATVGKSVSASASVHVNRFLNQQQALDTIEQHFPEIQFQTVTYTEFFPDVFSLMRSIKGIGARNLNSGRANGLTGKQRLAAMQQAYETLRTEQGLPLSWQVLMITRT comes from the coding sequence ATTGGCTGCTTCATTTAGTAAAGCGGCCAATGATTATGATGCCTTGGCACAAATCCAGTTTAAAACCGGCTGCGAGCTACTTGCTTGGGCAAATCAACATTCACAGTTTGCAACCACTAGTCAGCAAGCAAAGCTTTTGCTCGACTTAGGTTGCGGCACCGCCCAATTAAATCGACAATTGCAACAGCAATGGCCGCAGGCGCATATTTTAGGGTTGGATTTAGCTCAGGGTATGTTGCAGCAAGCTAAGCGCGGGCATTTAGCAGTTAGCAATAGTTGGCTTTGTGCCGATGCTGAGCTTTTGCCGCTGGCGGATCAATCAATTGATGCGATCTACTCAAACTTTGCACTGCAATGGTGTGAGTTAGACAAGGTAATGGTTGAAGCGAAACGGGTGTTAAAACCTCAGGGGCAGTTGTTGTTCACTACCTTGCTAGAAGGCACCTTAGCTGAATTACAATTTGCTTGGCAGCAAGCAGATAGCAAGCTGGCGGCTACTGTTGGTAAATCTGTATCTGCGTCTGCTTCAGTTCATGTCAATCGCTTCCTAAATCAGCAGCAAGCATTAGATACAATTGAGCAGCATTTTCCTGAGATACAATTTCAAACAGTTACCTATACCGAGTTTTTCCCCGATGTATTTTCACTGATGCGCTCGATTAAGGGCATTGGTGCTAGAAATCTCAATTCTGGTCGAGCTAACGGTCTTACCGGAAAACAGCGGCTTGCCGCCATGCAACAGGCCTATGAAACGCTGCGCACTGAACAAGGTTTGCCGCTAAGTTGGCAGGTTTTGATGATAACGAGAACTTAA